TGTCTATTACTGATAAGTACCATCCAATTTCCATAATGTGTTCTTGTAATGCTAAACTGTTTCTAGTTTTTTCTGATTTCTCAAAGCATCTTTTAATTTCCTTTTCTGCATTCTTTTTTAATTCTCCATTCCATGGATATGTAGTTCTTAATATCAACACTTTAATTATTTCCAGGTCAATATCTGCAGAAATTAATAATTCTCTAAGTTTTTTATCTTCCGAAATAAATTTCAATACACTTTCTTCATGAGGTTTATCTACACTTTTTTGCGGATCAAAATCATGGAACAAAGCTGCAACATATAGATACTTTTTATCATCTTCAGTGAATTTGATTTTTTTTTGATCAAGTGCTAGTAATGACACGTATGTTACTTCTAATTCGTGATTGATATTGTGATATCCGTAATAATCTGTCCCTAGGCCTTGACTGTCAAATAGGTCAATTGTATAATCCAACATTTCCAGATAACAATCATTTTCTAATCCATGTTGAGCCATTAAACTAAGAATCTCATTTCTCATAGAATGAGTATTTGCAAGTTCTTGCATTATTGTTCGATCACAATTTGAGTTTTTAAATATATTCCAAGAACTTTTTTAATTATATTCAGAATGATCGATATTTTCTTAATTTTTAATCACAAGATTCAATAATTTAGCATTGATATTTTTTTCATGTCTATTAATTCTGATTTATTTGAGAATTTGATGAATCATACTGTTGATAATCCCCCAAAATTTACACTTCATCTTAATGACAAAGATTATCTTCTAGTTGATGTTTCAATTGAAAATTCATCTGTACCTGTTAACGAACCTACAACCCGTGGAGGTGTATATTTTTCTGAAAAATATGCATACAAAATGAAAGGTGCAATACATGATCTTTCGGTTGTTCCTTTACTAACTAAAAAAATGCTTGGACCTAATACTGAATTTGGTGAATTGAAAATATCCTCTTCTATTGAATTAGATGGAAAACTAACTCCTTTGGAAATTTTAACCAATTTAACTAATAGTGTTCAAACTCCCGATTCAATCGAATTGAGTATGATAATTATTAAATTAGAATCCCTTTAACTTGATTTAAAATACCTGTCATACTTTTCTTTTGATTCTTCATCAGATAATACTTCGTATGCTTTATTGATTTTAATCATTTCTTGTTCCGAATCTTCTTTGGTTTTATCTGGATGTGTTTTCTTTGCCAATTCTCTAAAACTTTTCTTGATTTGTTCTGCAGTTGCATCTTTTTTTATTCCTAAAATTTCATAATAATCAGGCAAGTTTTGATTTGCCAATTCATCTCTAAACTCTTTCTCTTCTCTGGTGTTTCCTCTTTTCCCAATTTCTTCATAATCGTCTCCCCAATCTGAATGGTATTTTTCATATGTTCTATCTTTTTTTGAATCATGTTCTTGTTTATCATATGAAGTCTTTTTTCTCAATATGACGTCTCTAGCTAAAAATAGAAATATTGCAATTACTGCAATAGAAAAACCTGAAAATAAAATGATTTTTTCATCATCTGATATTTTTAATTCTCTTCCTGAATCATTATCTTGAGCACTTGCTGTTTGTACTGTTCCTATTGTAATTGCTAAAATTATAAAAATTTTAAATGCATTCATTCTCTTAATCCTATGTTATTGAAAATAACAATTTGTTCTATTTAGTCGTATATTTTTTCATTGATCTTTTTTGTTGATATGTTCAAATTTAATACGTACACAATCTTTCAAATACTATGAGTAAAATTGAAGAACTTGTATCTTCTGGTAAATCCCTATTAGAAAATGGTGATTTTAGTAACGCATTGTCTTTTTTTGAACAGGCATTATTGCTTGACCCAAAAGATCCTGATTTATGGAACTACAAGGGTGCTGCCCTTCGAAGCTTAGGGCGTTACGCTGAATCTATGGAATGTTTTAACAATTCTCTTAAGCTTGATCCTAGAGACAAATTTTCCTCATAACCACTATGTGGATTTTTGAATTAACCTTTTTAATTATGAAAACATACTATTGTTATGACAAGAACACAAAGACGTAGAGATACAGCCCATCCTACACGCGATGGAAAACACAATCCTGTCTGCACTGATCCCGAATGCAAGGATTGTTAATGAATGAATTGAACTCTTTTAATTCATTTTTATCCTTATTTGAGCCTGACATGTTCTAATCTACTTTGATGGGTTATGTTGGAATTACTCGTACTTTAATTCAAAAAATTCCCATTTTCTGTATGTTAAAACTACTCTCAATTCAACAAAATAAAATTCAAACTGAGGATCACTATATTATTAACAACAAATTAGATGATTTGTTGAATAAAGAATTAGATGAATTATTTTTAAACGCTAACAATTGTATTGATGATGAGAATTTTTTAGAAGCCATTGAATTTTATGATTTGATTTTAAAAATTGACCCAAAAAATATTTCTGCTTTAATCGATAAAGGAGTCACTTTGCAAATTCTTGGTAGAATCAAATTATCTCTACGTAGTTTCAATAAGGCTCTTGAGTTATCTCCAAAAAATATTGATGCTCTAATTAACAAAGGTTCTGCATTACATTTGAGTGAACAATATTTGGATGCGATTGCTTGTTACGATGAAGCATTAAACATTGATCAAAAATGTTCCATGGCTCTTGCATACAAAGGACTTTCTTTAGGCGAATTAGGAAATCTTACTGACTCTATTAGTTGTTTCAAAAAGGCATTATCTATTGATGAACATTGCACTTTAGCTCAAATTTCTAAAGATACTGCACAAGAACTTTTGAAATCAATTAACACTGCTAAAAAACTGTAACATCCCCTGGTGCAGGTTCTCTGTTAGTTTGTTTTTCATTTGTTTCAAAGAAATCTTTATGTTTCAAATTTTGATGCTCTCTGAGTTCTTCGATATTTTCAAAACCTTCGTGACATAAGTAACATTTTGGTTTGTGTTCATCAATTAATGGAAGTACCACACATATTCTGATTTTATTGGTTACTTATTTCTTAAGAGTATAAGGAATATATCCTTATGAGAATGCGTAACTGTATGTTAGAGCAAATTGTAGGTGATTCTCAGGCATTAGATCGTGCTTTGGCTGGTGAGGAATTGTCTTACAAAGATGGTTTGGAATTAATGGATTATGATAATTTACATTTACTTGGTGCAGTTGCAGATTCTACTAGGAAAAAATTAGTTGGGGATACTGTCACCTTTGCTGCTTCGTATTACATGAATTACACTAATGTTTGTGCTGCAAGTTGTCAAATGTGTGCATTTTATCGAAAAGGCGATGAGGATGATGCTTATACCTTAACTCCTAAAGAAATTGAACAACGTGTTGGCATTGCAAAGCAAATGGGTGCAACAGAAGTACATATTGTTGGTGGATTCCACCCTGATCTTCCTTTAGAATATTATGAAGATATGATGAAAACTATCAAAACAAGTCATCCTGAATTAAACATTAAGGCATTAACTGCAGCAGAAATTTATTTCTTATCAAAATTAACAAAAAATTCTACCAAAGAAATTTTATCTCGTTTGAAAACTGCTGGGTTAGATTCGATGCCAGGTGGTGGCGCTGAATTATTCCATCCTGATATACGTGGTAAAATTGTTAGAGGTAAATGTACTGGACAACAATGGTTGGATGTAATTGAGGAAGCTCATACAATGGGAATCCAAAGTAATGTGACAATGCTGTATGGTCATATTGAAAAACCAGAACACATTGTTGATCATTTAATAAAAATTCGTGAGCTTCAAAAGAAAACAAATGGATTTGTAACTTTGATTCCTTTGAAATTTAGTTTAGATAATACTGAATTAGAACAAAATGATTTAGTGACAAATGAATGTTCTTCCGTTTATGATTTGAGAATTATTGCGTTATCTAGATTGATGCTTGCAAATACTTTGAATAATATTTCTGTTTATTGGGTTGCTTATGGCAAAAAATTAGCTCAAGTTGCATTATCTAATGGTGGGAGTGATCTAGTTGGAACTGCATTTTCTGAGGAAATATATCGTGCTGCTGGAAAGCCTACTACTTCTTCAGTGGATGAATTGGCAACTATGGTTAAAGAAATAGGTAGAATTCCTGCTCAAAGAAATACTCATTTTGGAATTTTAAAACAATTTTAATCCATTTGTTTTTTTATTGATTCTATTTTTTCTTCCATTTTTACTTGCTTGTCTTTACGTGAATCTATTTTTAAAATTACTTCTACTCTGTTAATTCCCAAATGATGAACTGTTTCTATCATGCTTTTAGATGCTTTGTTGATTATATCTATGTCATCTGATTCTAATATTGTTCCCATCGAATTAATTTCGTATCTTAAATTTTCTATATTTTTTATTGATTCGATTGCTTTAGCAATGTAAAAACTCACACTAGTTGTCTTCGTTGCTAATGGGTATATGCTAATTTCTGCTTGAATCATTACTTGTTTCAAATTTATTTTGACTTAAAATGTTTGATAATTTTTTGAATAGTGAGATTGGTGAGATGAAGAGTCTCAACCAACCTCGTGTAGATTGGAGAGTTCCGTTCTACATTTACCACGTTTTGTTAACCCGAATTGGTTAACGCGATTTTGGAATCAAACGTACATTTCAAAAGATGTTGTAGTGTATAAAATAAACGGAAAATGAATCTTATTCCACTTTTTTTTCAACATTCTTTGTTGGTTTACTGCCTTTCTTTCTTCGAGCACCAAAACTAATCAACACTAGTAAAAATCCTAATCCGAACAAAATCCCTGCCAGTGTGTTGTAATCTTCATTTTCTTGTTCTGCTAACATTAAATCCAATTTTTCTTCTTCAGTCATTCCTGCTTGACCTACAGGAACTGCTGCATTGATGTTAATTGTCAATACTAATCCGACAATTACCATTGCCATTCCTCCTGCTAACATTTTTTTATTTACAAGAACCATTCTACGATTAATTAAATTTCATCATATATTAGGGAATCAATTTTTTTTCGATCTATTTAATTACAAATTTTTTATTGTGCAGCTAGGTTGTTTTTTTGAAAATTTAATAAAAGTTACAAAGTTTTGAGCGTTTTTCTCAAAACAATTTGTTTGTGTTATCTGTGATTTTGGAAACAGTCTCTGCAATATACAGGTCTGTCTTCTTTTGGTTGAAATGGTACTTGACAATCATTTCCACAATCACCGCATTTTGCATCATGCATTTCACGTGGTCTATCATCTCTTCTACCAAATCTTCCACCTTGTCTGCCACCAAATCTGTCTCTATTTCTTGGTGCTGGTTTGTGATTTTGGAAACATTCTCTGCAATATACGGGTCTATCTTCTTTTGGTTGAAATGGTACTTGACAATCGGTACCACAATCACCGCATTTTGCATCATGCATTTCTCTATCTTCTCTATTGTATGACATATTTTCTAGCTTTTATCAAATGGTGTCGTAATTAAACCATTGTAAAATTAACCGATTTTAGTGATTTTTAATTATTTAAAATTCTGATAATTATTTTCTTACATTGGAATTTCAGGCACTGACATTCCACCATGTCCTGAATCAATTGTTTGCTTTGGATTTAGACTTGTATCATGATGACATGGTTTGTTGCATACAGGACAAAATTTTCTGTCCAATACAATACATTGACAAATGTGATTTTTTACATATGATTGGGCAGCTTGATTCCATTCTCCTGTTCCGTTACAATACACGCATACATTTGTTGAACTTGAACCAGCTCCTTTACAAAAATCGCATACATCATCTGTCATAACCCTTGTTCTCTTTACCTGTATTATATGATTTTTGGCACCAGCAAAGTCAAGTAATTTGATACTATATACTGCGTAAATTTAGTAAAAGTCTGAACAAAGAAAATAAGAAAGGTATTCGTTCATGGTTTAACCCTAGAGGTTATGGGATAAGTAGAGTTTCTTGGTTACTTATGCGAATTTCTGGAATTTACCTATTGGTATTTTTTGTTGTACATGTAATTCATGCTGCAACAATTCTTGATCGTATGTCTTGGGGACAAATGTTGTTTTTGACATACTCTCCTGCAGGTTTTGTTGTATTGTCTGTGATGATTGCTTTGGGAGCATTTCATGCAATTAACGGAATTAGATTAATGTTCCAACAAGGTGGACTTGGAATTGGAACCCCTACTAGACCTGATTATCCTTATCAAATTCAATCAATGGGCAAAAAAAATAGATTATGTATCTATGTCACTATGGGTGTTTCAGCATTAGCATTATACTATGCACTGGATGTGTTTTTTGAATTTTGAGGATTAGAGAGAGCCACATTAGGAAAATTCATTATGGCACTGCCTTGGGTGCAATTGGATTAGTTGCATTACATATTTCGGTAAGATTTTCAAC
This window of the Candidatus Nitrosomarinus catalina genome carries:
- a CDS encoding DnaJ domain-containing protein; its protein translation is MNAFKIFIILAITIGTVQTASAQDNDSGRELKISDDEKIILFSGFSIAVIAIFLFLARDVILRKKTSYDKQEHDSKKDRTYEKYHSDWGDDYEEIGKRGNTREEKEFRDELANQNLPDYYEILGIKKDATAEQIKKSFRELAKKTHPDKTKEDSEQEMIKINKAYEVLSDEESKEKYDRYFKSS
- a CDS encoding tetratricopeptide repeat protein, with the translated sequence MSKIEELVSSGKSLLENGDFSNALSFFEQALLLDPKDPDLWNYKGAALRSLGRYAESMECFNNSLKLDPRDKFSS
- a CDS encoding tetratricopeptide repeat protein, whose protein sequence is MLKLLSIQQNKIQTEDHYIINNKLDDLLNKELDELFLNANNCIDDENFLEAIEFYDLILKIDPKNISALIDKGVTLQILGRIKLSLRSFNKALELSPKNIDALINKGSALHLSEQYLDAIACYDEALNIDQKCSMALAYKGLSLGELGNLTDSISCFKKALSIDEHCTLAQISKDTAQELLKSINTAKKL
- a CDS encoding radical SAM protein is translated as MLEQIVGDSQALDRALAGEELSYKDGLELMDYDNLHLLGAVADSTRKKLVGDTVTFAASYYMNYTNVCAASCQMCAFYRKGDEDDAYTLTPKEIEQRVGIAKQMGATEVHIVGGFHPDLPLEYYEDMMKTIKTSHPELNIKALTAAEIYFLSKLTKNSTKEILSRLKTAGLDSMPGGGAELFHPDIRGKIVRGKCTGQQWLDVIEEAHTMGIQSNVTMLYGHIEKPEHIVDHLIKIRELQKKTNGFVTLIPLKFSLDNTELEQNDLVTNECSSVYDLRIIALSRLMLANTLNNISVYWVAYGKKLAQVALSNGGSDLVGTAFSEEIYRAAGKPTTSSVDELATMVKEIGRIPAQRNTHFGILKQF
- a CDS encoding MTH1187 family thiamine-binding protein, with the protein product MIQAEISIYPLATKTTSVSFYIAKAIESIKNIENLRYEINSMGTILESDDIDIINKASKSMIETVHHLGINRVEVILKIDSRKDKQVKMEEKIESIKKQMD
- a CDS encoding CxxC-x17-CxxC domain-containing protein, with translation MSYNREDREMHDAKCGDCGTDCQVPFQPKEDRPVYCRECFQNHKPAPRNRDRFGGRQGGRFGRRDDRPREMHDAKCGDCGNDCQVPFQPKEDRPVYCRDCFQNHR
- a CDS encoding succinate dehydrogenase encodes the protein MSRVSWLLMRISGIYLLVFFVVHVIHAATILDRMSWGQMLFLTYSPAGFVVLSVMIALGAFHAINGIRLMFQQGGLGIGTPTRPDYPYQIQSMGKKNRLCIYVTMGVSALALYYALDVFFEF